The window GCGAGTATCAGAAGATACAGAGTCAGATGTCGAAGGTAAGCAAAAACATCAAAGAGACGCAGCGCAAGGAAAAGAACGTCACGCAGCAGATCGGCGTCCTGAGCCAGAAGATAACGGTGACCCAGCAGAAGGTCAACGTCGTGAGCCTCAAGATGAGAAAGGTGCAGAACAACATCTTCGCCCTCTCAAACAATATAAAGGAAGCTAATAAAAACATCAGCGCCGCTCAGGAGATACTTAAAAAGCGGCTCATAAACATTTACAAATACGGCGGCGTCGCCGAGTTCAACCTCCTGCTCTCATCGCAGGGGGCGGAGGATGCGCTTGCGAACTCTTACCTTCTGGGTAAGATCGCGGAGCAGGACCAGAAGCTCATCAACGACCTTATAGAGCAGAAGCGCCGCCTGACGATGACGCAGGAAGAGCTGCGTAAGGAGCATCTGCGTCTCAAAGGACAGACCAACGAGCTGAAACAGCAGAACAAGGAGCTGAAGAGCGCCGCCGACGAGCGCAATGAGCTGCTCGCCAAGGTCCGCAGGGACAAGAAGCTCTTCATGGCCGAACAGGCCGAGCTGCAAAGAGCCTCGCAGGAGATGCAGGCGGCGATAAAAAGACTGCTGGCCGAGAAAAAACGTCTGCGCGACGAGGCGAACAGAAGGCAGGGAAAGCCGGTCACGCCAACGCCGAACTACTATAAGGGCGGACGCCTTGCCTGGCCGGTACAGGGAACGATAACCAGCCAGTTCGGTACGCGTGTGCATCCTGTCTTTAAGACGAAGATAACCCATACGGGACTTGATATAGCCGCCCCGAAGGGTACGCCGGTCAAAGCCGCCGATCCGGGCGAGGTCCTCTATACGGGCTGGATGCGCGGATATGGCCAGGTGGTCATCGTCGACCATGGCGGAAATCTTACCACCGTATACGCCCACCTCTCGAAGATAGAGACGACGGAGGACGCGAAGGTGACTCGCCAGACGGTGATTGGCCGTGTCGGTTCGACCGGCGTCGCGACCGGCAACCATCTGCACTTTGAGGTGCGCGTGAATGGCAATGCGGTCAACCCGCTGAAGTACCTCAATAAGTAAAAGAACAAAGATAAAAGAAAGGTACGTGATAGATTTGAGATCGAAGATATTGAACATCGCCGCGGGGATGCTGATAGGGGCGCTCCTCTGCGTCTCTCTCTATAAAATTCCCCAGGCGGTGGGCGCCGACTGGGAAAAGAGCCTGCCCTTCACACCGCAGCAGCTGGCAATAATGAAACAGGTGAAGCTGGCACTCTCCACCTATCAGGTGGACGGCGACAAAAAGGGCAAGGTCGACGACATGAAGATGTACTACGGCGCGCTCAAGGGGCTGGTCGAATCCCTTGACGATCCCTATACGCGCTTTGTGGAACCGAAGGCCCTTGAAGAGGAAAACATGGAGATGGAGGGCGAGTACGGCGGCCTTGGCATCTACATGGCCTCGCGTGACGGACGCACTATAGTCATCGCCCCCATCGAGGATACACCCGCCGACCGCGCCGGAATCAAGCCGCTCGACGAGATCATCAAAGTCGATGACAAAAACGTTATGGGGATGGACAGCGACGAAGTCGTGAAGATGCTGCGCGGCCCCGCGGGCAAACCGGTGACCATCCAGATACGCCGCAAGAACGTTGATAAGCTGATACCGGTGAAGATCGTGCGTGAGATTATCAAGATCAAGACTGTGCGCATGGAGATGCTTAACGACGGCGTCGCCTACATAAAGCTGAATCACTTCAACCTCAAGACTGACGGGGAGCTGCGCGCCGCTATAAAAAAGGCGACGGACAAGAAAGCGAAGGGCATCATTATGGATCTTCGCAACAACCCAGGGGGGCTTCTCGACGTCTGTGTCGACGTAACCTCGCAGTTCATTCCCAAAGGTGTGGTCGTCGGCATGAAGGGCCGCTTTGAGAAGGCCAACGATACGCTTTACGCTAAAGAGGGGCGCGCGAACAACCTTCCGCTCGTGGTTATCGTAAACGAAGGAAGCGCGAGCGCCGCCGAGATATTTGCCGGCGCTGTCAAAGATCACAAGCGCGGTACCATCGTCGGTATGAAAACCTTTGGCAAGGGGTCGGTGCAGACGCTCTTCAACCTTCCCGACGGCTCCGGTATCTATGTGACGATCGCGCGCTATCACACGCCGTCCGGCTTTGTCCTGGATCACAAAGGACTCCAGCCCGACATAAAGGTCGAGGGAGAACCTAAAAAGGACAAGAAAGAGGACAAACAGCTTCAGAAGGCGCTCGGCGTGCTCAAGCAGAAGATCAAAGAGAAAAAATAGGACGGCGCCCAGATGGGTAAGCATTACCGAAAAGAGGGGCGCGGCGGCTCCC is drawn from Cloacibacillus sp. and contains these coding sequences:
- a CDS encoding peptidoglycan DD-metalloendopeptidase family protein, coding for MGIQTKKVRLIAFLSAAVLLCAPLPTLAAAKTAAQIEAEIKQQEREYQKIQSQMSKVSKNIKETQRKEKNVTQQIGVLSQKITVTQQKVNVVSLKMRKVQNNIFALSNNIKEANKNISAAQEILKKRLINIYKYGGVAEFNLLLSSQGAEDALANSYLLGKIAEQDQKLINDLIEQKRRLTMTQEELRKEHLRLKGQTNELKQQNKELKSAADERNELLAKVRRDKKLFMAEQAELQRASQEMQAAIKRLLAEKKRLRDEANRRQGKPVTPTPNYYKGGRLAWPVQGTITSQFGTRVHPVFKTKITHTGLDIAAPKGTPVKAADPGEVLYTGWMRGYGQVVIVDHGGNLTTVYAHLSKIETTEDAKVTRQTVIGRVGSTGVATGNHLHFEVRVNGNAVNPLKYLNK
- a CDS encoding S41 family peptidase, which gives rise to MIDLRSKILNIAAGMLIGALLCVSLYKIPQAVGADWEKSLPFTPQQLAIMKQVKLALSTYQVDGDKKGKVDDMKMYYGALKGLVESLDDPYTRFVEPKALEEENMEMEGEYGGLGIYMASRDGRTIVIAPIEDTPADRAGIKPLDEIIKVDDKNVMGMDSDEVVKMLRGPAGKPVTIQIRRKNVDKLIPVKIVREIIKIKTVRMEMLNDGVAYIKLNHFNLKTDGELRAAIKKATDKKAKGIIMDLRNNPGGLLDVCVDVTSQFIPKGVVVGMKGRFEKANDTLYAKEGRANNLPLVVIVNEGSASAAEIFAGAVKDHKRGTIVGMKTFGKGSVQTLFNLPDGSGIYVTIARYHTPSGFVLDHKGLQPDIKVEGEPKKDKKEDKQLQKALGVLKQKIKEKK